A single region of the Ziziphus jujuba cultivar Dongzao chromosome 10, ASM3175591v1 genome encodes:
- the LOC125420835 gene encoding noroxomaritidine/norcraugsodine reductase-like isoform X3 has translation MADADNSGTKPRWSLQGLTALVTGGTKGIGHAIVEELAGLGAKVHTCSRNEDQLNQCLHEWEMKKFQVSGSVCDLVSPAEREELINKVSSLFNGKLHIIRR, from the exons ATGGCCGATGCAGATAACAGTGGTACAAAACCCAGGTGGTCTCTTCAGGGACTGACTGCTCTGGTCACCGGTGGAACCAAAGGAATAGG GCATGCTATTGTGGAGGAATTGGCAGGTCTAGGGGCAAAAGTGCATACATGTTCTCGGAATGAAGATCAACTTAATCAATGCTTACATGAATGGGAGATGAAGAAATTTCAAGTGTCTGGATCCGTCTGCGATTTAGTTTCTCCAGCAGAGAGAGAGGAGTTGATAAACAAAGTTTCATCTCTGTTCAATGGAAAACTTCACATCATT CGGCGATGA
- the LOC125420834 gene encoding tropinone reductase homolog At1g07440, with amino-acid sequence MGDTVHIGGRESRWFLHGMTALVTGGTKGIGHAIVEELAGFGAVIHTCNRHEYELNECLSQWGMKGFRVTGSVCDVLSPTDREKLINKVSSLFNGKLNILINNVGVGERKPTEEYTAEDTSFLMGTNFDSAYNICQLAHPLLKASGAGSIVFVSSVAGVFAVNVGSLYSSAKGAINQLTKYLACEWAKDNIRSNSVAPWFIRTPLVEREMNNEEFIKLVNSRTPAGRVGEPKEVSSLVAFLCLPAASYITGQTICVDGGVTVNGFFLP; translated from the exons ATGGGCGACACAGTTCATATTGGTGGCAGAGAAAGCAGGTGGTTTCTTCATGGAATGACTGCTCTTGTAACCGGTGGCACTAAAGGGATTGG gcATGCAATTGTGGAGGAATTGGCGGGATTTGGGGCAGTTATTCATACATGTAATAGGCACGAATATGAGCTCAATGAATGCTTAAGCCAATGGGGGATGAAGGGCTTTCGAGTTACTGGTTCTGTCTGTGATGTTTTGTCTCCAACAGATCGAGAAAAGCTAATAAACAAGGTCTCTTCTCTGTTTAATGGGAAACTTAACATCCTT ATAAACAATGTCGGAGTGGGTGAAAGGAAACCAACAGAAGAGTATACAGCAGAAGATACATCATTTCTAATGGGTACAAATTTTGATTCTGCTTACAACATTTGCCAACTTGCACATCCTCTTCTGAAAGCTTCAGGGGCAGGAAGCATTGTCTTTGTGTCTTCTGTGGCTGGTGTCTTCGCAGTAAATGTTGGATCCTTATATTCTTCAGCTAAAG GTGCAATAAACCAGCTAACAAAATATTTGGCTTGCGAGTGGGCAAAGGACAATATAAGGTCTAATTCGGTTGCACCTTGGTTTATCAGAACGCCCCTTGTTGAACGG GAAATGAACAACGAAGAATTTATCAAACTTGTGAATTCCCGGACTCCAGCTGGCCGTGTTGGAGAGCCAAAAGAGGTTTCGTCGTTGGTAGCATTTCTATGCTTACCTGCAGCCTCTTACATAACTGGACAGACTATTTGTGTTGATGGAGGAGTAACAGTGAATGGTTTCTTCCTTCCTTGA
- the LOC107410988 gene encoding tropinone reductase homolog At2g29260, chloroplastic isoform X2 — protein MRAIVEELLGLGATVHTCCRNAGELEDCLQDLKGLGFGVSGSVCDVAKRSQREELMETVSSSFDGKLNILINNVGINIRKPTVEFTAEEFSTLVATNFESVFHLCQLAYPLLKASGVGSIVFMSSVSSFVSLNSMSVQGGTKGAINQLTRNLACEWAKDNIRSNSVAPWYIKTSMVEQVLSNQEYVEEVYSRTPLRRLGDPTEVSSLVAFLCLPAASYITGQIICVDGGMTVNGFHPRHN, from the exons AT GCGTGCGATTGTGGAGGAATTGTTGGGACTTGGAGCGACAGTTCATACTTGTTGTCGAAATGCAGGTGAACTTGAAGATTGCTTGCAGGATTTGAAAGGATTGGGTTTTGGGGTTAGTGGGTCTGTTTGTGATGTGGCCAAAAGATCCCAGAGAGAGGAGCTTATGGAGACTGTGTCCTCTTCGTTCGATGGGAAGCTCAACATCCTC ATAAATAACGTGGGCATAAATATCCGGAAACCGACGGTGGAGTTCACAGCTGAAGAATTTTCCACTCTTGTGGCAACTAATTTCGAGTCAGTTTTCCATTTATGCCAGCTAGCTTATCCACTTCTAAAAGCATCAGGAGTAGGAAGTATCGTATTCATGTCTTCAGTTTCAAGTTTCGTCTCTCTGAATTCTATGTCTGTTCAGGGAGGAACTAAAG GAGCAATCAATCAACTTACAAGGAACTTGGCTTGTGAGTGGGCAAAAGACAACATACGGAGTAACTCTGTGGCACCTTGGTATATAAAAACTTCCATGGTGGAGCAG gTGCTCAGTAACCAAGAATATGTAGAAGAGGTATATTCCCGAACTCCTCTTCGGCGCCTAGGAGATCCAACAGAAGTCTCATCTCTTGTGGCATTCCTTTGCTTACCTGCAGCATCTTACATCACTGGCCAGATTATTTGTGTTGATGGAGGAATGACCGTGAATGGTTTTCACCCTAGGCATAACTAG
- the LOC125420835 gene encoding tropinone reductase homolog At2g29330-like isoform X1: protein MADADNSGTKPRWSLQGLTALVTGGTKGIGHAIVEELAGLGAKVHTCSRNEDQLNQCLHEWEMKKFQVSGSVCDLVSPAEREELINKVSSLFNGKLHIIINNVGTNITKPTLDYTAEDFSFLTKTNLESAYHMCQLAHPLLKASGAGSIVFVSSVSGVVSINTGSIYSATKAAMNQLTKNLACEWAKDNIRSNCVAPWFIRTPLAEPYLSDEKFGEAIISRTPFGRVGEPKEVSSVVAFLCLPAASYLTGQTICVDGGAIVNCI from the exons ATGGCCGATGCAGATAACAGTGGTACAAAACCCAGGTGGTCTCTTCAGGGACTGACTGCTCTGGTCACCGGTGGAACCAAAGGAATAGG GCATGCTATTGTGGAGGAATTGGCAGGTCTAGGGGCAAAAGTGCATACATGTTCTCGGAATGAAGATCAACTTAATCAATGCTTACATGAATGGGAGATGAAGAAATTTCAAGTGTCTGGATCCGTCTGCGATTTAGTTTCTCCAGCAGAGAGAGAGGAGTTGATAAACAAAGTTTCATCTCTGTTCAATGGAAAACTTCACATCATT ATAAACAATGTGGGAACCAACATAACCAAACCGACCCTAGACTACACAGCTGAAGATTTCTCATTTCTGACGAAAACAAATCTCGAATCTGCTTACCACATGTGCCAACTTGCACATCCTCTTCTGAAAGCTTCAGGAGCAGGCTCCATTGTCTTTGTCTCCTCTGTTTCTGGTGTGGTATCAATAAACACCGGATCCATATATTCTGCAACAAAAG CGGCGATGAACCAATTGACAAAAAATTTGGCATGCGAGTGGGCAAAGGACAATATAAGAAGTAATTGTGTTGCACCTTGGTTTATCAGGACCCCACTGGCTGAACCT TATCTCAGTGATGAAAAGTTTGGGGAGGCTATAATTTCTCGAACTCCTTTCGGACGAGTTGGAGAGCCTAAAGAAGTCTCTTCTGTAGTGGCGTTCTTATGCCTACCTGCAGCTTCTTACCTAACCGGACAGACCATATGTGTTGATGGTGGGGCCATTGTGAACTGCATATAG
- the LOC107410988 gene encoding tropinone reductase homolog At2g29260, chloroplastic isoform X1, whose protein sequence is MSMALSSSSSSSFCSSMYVKQQRPPSPPSFLNRTISNPTFSFLKPLTYPTHFNLSAHSSPRSLKPIRIQNESHSNNNRWSLSGMTALVTGGTRGIGRAIVEELLGLGATVHTCCRNAGELEDCLQDLKGLGFGVSGSVCDVAKRSQREELMETVSSSFDGKLNILINNVGINIRKPTVEFTAEEFSTLVATNFESVFHLCQLAYPLLKASGVGSIVFMSSVSSFVSLNSMSVQGGTKGAINQLTRNLACEWAKDNIRSNSVAPWYIKTSMVEQVLSNQEYVEEVYSRTPLRRLGDPTEVSSLVAFLCLPAASYITGQIICVDGGMTVNGFHPRHN, encoded by the exons atgtctATGGcactctcttcctcttcttcttcttcgttttgtTCTTCAATGTATGTTAAACAACAGCGCCCTCCCTCTCCTCCTTCATTCCTAAACCGCACGATTTCCAACCCAACCTTCTCTTTCTTGAAGCCATTAACATATCCCACCCACTTTAATCTCTCTGCTCACTCATCACCTCGATCTCTGAAACCCATTCGAATCCAAAATGAATCGCATTCCAACAATAACAGATGGTCTCTCTCCGGAATGACAGCCCTCGTCACCGGTGGAACTCGTGGAAtcgg GCGTGCGATTGTGGAGGAATTGTTGGGACTTGGAGCGACAGTTCATACTTGTTGTCGAAATGCAGGTGAACTTGAAGATTGCTTGCAGGATTTGAAAGGATTGGGTTTTGGGGTTAGTGGGTCTGTTTGTGATGTGGCCAAAAGATCCCAGAGAGAGGAGCTTATGGAGACTGTGTCCTCTTCGTTCGATGGGAAGCTCAACATCCTC ATAAATAACGTGGGCATAAATATCCGGAAACCGACGGTGGAGTTCACAGCTGAAGAATTTTCCACTCTTGTGGCAACTAATTTCGAGTCAGTTTTCCATTTATGCCAGCTAGCTTATCCACTTCTAAAAGCATCAGGAGTAGGAAGTATCGTATTCATGTCTTCAGTTTCAAGTTTCGTCTCTCTGAATTCTATGTCTGTTCAGGGAGGAACTAAAG GAGCAATCAATCAACTTACAAGGAACTTGGCTTGTGAGTGGGCAAAAGACAACATACGGAGTAACTCTGTGGCACCTTGGTATATAAAAACTTCCATGGTGGAGCAG gTGCTCAGTAACCAAGAATATGTAGAAGAGGTATATTCCCGAACTCCTCTTCGGCGCCTAGGAGATCCAACAGAAGTCTCATCTCTTGTGGCATTCCTTTGCTTACCTGCAGCATCTTACATCACTGGCCAGATTATTTGTGTTGATGGAGGAATGACCGTGAATGGTTTTCACCCTAGGCATAACTAG
- the LOC125420835 gene encoding tropinone reductase homolog At5g06060-like isoform X2, giving the protein MADADNSGTKPRWSLQGLTALVTGGTKGIGHAIVEELAGLGAKVHTCSRNEDQLNQCLHEWEMKKFQVSGSVCDLVSPAEREELINKVSSLFNGKLHIIINNVGTNITKPTLDYTAEDFSFLTKTNLESAYHMCQLAHPLLKASGAGSIVFVSSVSAAMNQLTKNLACEWAKDNIRSNCVAPWFIRTPLAEPYLSDEKFGEAIISRTPFGRVGEPKEVSSVVAFLCLPAASYLTGQTICVDGGAIVNCI; this is encoded by the exons ATGGCCGATGCAGATAACAGTGGTACAAAACCCAGGTGGTCTCTTCAGGGACTGACTGCTCTGGTCACCGGTGGAACCAAAGGAATAGG GCATGCTATTGTGGAGGAATTGGCAGGTCTAGGGGCAAAAGTGCATACATGTTCTCGGAATGAAGATCAACTTAATCAATGCTTACATGAATGGGAGATGAAGAAATTTCAAGTGTCTGGATCCGTCTGCGATTTAGTTTCTCCAGCAGAGAGAGAGGAGTTGATAAACAAAGTTTCATCTCTGTTCAATGGAAAACTTCACATCATT ATAAACAATGTGGGAACCAACATAACCAAACCGACCCTAGACTACACAGCTGAAGATTTCTCATTTCTGACGAAAACAAATCTCGAATCTGCTTACCACATGTGCCAACTTGCACATCCTCTTCTGAAAGCTTCAGGAGCAGGCTCCATTGTCTTTGTCTCCTCTGTTTCTG CGGCGATGAACCAATTGACAAAAAATTTGGCATGCGAGTGGGCAAAGGACAATATAAGAAGTAATTGTGTTGCACCTTGGTTTATCAGGACCCCACTGGCTGAACCT TATCTCAGTGATGAAAAGTTTGGGGAGGCTATAATTTCTCGAACTCCTTTCGGACGAGTTGGAGAGCCTAAAGAAGTCTCTTCTGTAGTGGCGTTCTTATGCCTACCTGCAGCTTCTTACCTAACCGGACAGACCATATGTGTTGATGGTGGGGCCATTGTGAACTGCATATAG